In Nasonia vitripennis strain AsymCx chromosome 2, Nvit_psr_1.1, whole genome shotgun sequence, a genomic segment contains:
- the LOC100120990 gene encoding protein toll: MTFRLLLLLLLLLALGLLVSGFECPPYRQCTCPSDDPGLLEYQLTCWTGNSSTHTFELSITPHKQITVQCYNSPDWAEFASLEPSLKLGDLQALVFRDCLTLGSEHSEKLANLLGIGQLTSLKIARFNGTLARDDLRVYPSVKKLYLSDNQLGDVSVDLLRDLRSLELLDLHNTNIRLPAGFFDNATTLRALELGINQMRQLPAGLFDELRNLKLLNIWKNGFRKLEPDVFRGLKKLETLDLNQNQLQTLPAELFKDLENLELVNLSLNNFTSLPRGLFRNNPKLVSVKLLSNKRNLTELPAGLFANLTNLKSVVMTRAGLLSLPEDLFWGATNLRNLSIDRNYLASLPQKIFQNSTELYSLSLSFNVLDELPERLFEYATKLSKLDLSNNRLTSINDHTLIGLESLRTLNMENNCLSFIHLEAFSFLGNLRVARFANNRLSLHTGLYDIFGHISPFHNCHSLEELYLAHNNVTEMHSDWLVSNVRLRELDLKHNAFNYLETEDLQFISSSLRVDLRFNNISRLVLTSLELIASNQSAPRDVTVEIDDNPIRCDCEVYELLRYLNGDMHPFVQNYVHLKPGKLSCRSPEYMRGSQLSELKAKSLKCLVESEQPRPGDPCSPNGGACTCWQRPEDKALLLDCAARNLSRAPEWIDARGAARIELDLRVNRLVEPPSMYKKGYEKVTSLNLSRNRISFVDERLLSPNLKTLLLDGNELSSIDAKILEKLSNSSKISKLTLHDNPWRCDCSSRELLSFVQSNFLGIPDLLAIKCAQGNVSLAELSIDELCPGSNRLLVLACSLLGLCGLLLGCAAALFFRFQRQLKVWLYSKSLCLCLLREDELDRDKSYDAFISYSHKDEEFVLKELVAKLEDGPKPYRLCIHIRDWLAGEWIPMQIARSVEESRRTIVVLSPNFIESVWGRMEFQAAHKQALSEKRARLIVVVYGEIGPTDELEPELRAYLQTNTYVKWGDPWFWQKLRYAMPHKRDCSGPLLEQRPNENLAIVSQRIVAEKPRVSFMDEKQNQKLLETVKGINRNFAANLEIRAPQCTTV; the protein is encoded by the exons ATGACGTtccgcctgctgctgctgctgctgctgctactcgcCCTCGGGCTGCTGGTCTCGGGCTTCGAGTGTCCGCCCTACCGGCAGTGCACCTGTCCCAGCGACGACCCGGGCCTGCTCGAGTACCAGCTGACCTGCTGGACCGGCAACTCGAGCACGCACACCTTCGAGCTGAGCATCACGCCGCACAAGCAGATCACCGTCCAGTGCTACAACTCGCCGGACTGGGCCGAGTTCGCCTCCCTCGAGCCGTCGCTCAAGTTGGGCGACCTCCAGGCGCTCGTCTTCAGGGACTGCCTGACCCTCGGCAGCGAGCACAGCGAGAAGCTCGCGAACCTCCTGGGGATCGGACAGCTGACCTCGCTCAAGATCGCCAGGTTCAACGGGACCCTCGCCAGGGACGATCTCAGGGTCTATCCCAGCGTGAAGAAGCTCTACCTCTCGGACAACCAGCTGGGCGACGTCAGCGTCGATCTGCTCAGAG ATCTCCGCTCGCTCGAGCTTCTCGATCTGCACAACACCAACATCCGGCTGCCGGCCGGCTTCTTCGATAACGCGACGACGCTGCGGGCCCTCGAGCTCGGCATCAACCAGATGCGTCAGCTGCCGGCCGGCCTCTTCGACGAGCTCCGCAATCTCAAGCTGCTCAACATCTGGAAGAACGGCTTTCGCAAGCTCGAGCCCGACGTCTTCCGAGGGCTCAAGAAGCTCGAGACCCTCGACCTCAACCAGAACCAGCTGCAGACGCTGCCGGCGGAGCTGTTCAAG GACCTGGAGAACCTCGAGCTGGTGAACCTCAGCCTGAACAACTTCACCTCGCTGCCCCGCGGCCTCTTCCGCAACAACCCGAAGCTCGTCTCCGTGAAGCTGCTGAGCAACAAGCGGAACTTGACCGAGCTGCCGGCCGGCCTCTTCGCCAACCTGACGAACCTCAAGTCCGTGGTGATGACGCGCGCTGGACTGCTCAGCTTGCCGGAGGATCTGTTCTGGGGCGCGACGAATCTCCGTAACCTCAGCATCGACCGGAACTACCTGGCCAGCCTGCCGCAGAAGATCTTCCAGAACAGCACGGAGCTCTACAGCCTCAGCCTGAGCTTCAACGTCCTCGACGAGCTGCCCGAGCGGCTCTTCGAGTACGCGACCAAGCTGAGCAAGCTCGACCTCTCCAACAACCGGCTCACCTCCATCAACGA CCACACGCTCATCGGCCTCGAGTCCCTGCGCACGCTCAACATGGAGAACAACTGCCTGAGCTTCATCCACCTGGAGGCCTTCAGCTTCCTGGGCAACCTCCGGGTGGCCCGCTTCGCCAACAACCGGCTGAGCCTCCACACCGGGCTCTACGACATCTTCGGCCACATATCCCCCTTCCACAACTGCCACTCCCTGGAGGAGCTCTACCTCGCGCACAACAACGTCACCGAGATGCACAGCGACTGGCTGGTCAGCAACGTCCGGCTGCGCGAGCTCGACCTCAAGCACAACGCGTTCAACTACCTCGAG ACCGAAGACCTGCAGTTCATCTCGAGCAGCCTGCGGGTGGACCTGCGCTTCAACAACATATCCCGCCTCGTCCTGACGAGCCTCGAGCTGATCGCCTCGAACCAGAGCGCGCCGCGCGACGTGACCGTCGAGATCGACGACAACCCCATCCGCTGCGACTGCGAGGTCTACGAGCTGCTGCGCTACCTCAACGGCGACATGCACCCCTTCGTCCAGAACTACGTGCACCTGAAGCCCGGCAAGCTCAGCTGCAGGAGCCCCGAGTACATGCGCGGCTCGCAGCTCTCGGAGCTCAAGGCCAAGTCGCTCAAGTGCCTGGTCGAGAGCGAGCAGCCGCGGCCGGGCGACCCCTGCTCGCCGAACGGCGGCGCCTGCACCTGCTGGCAGCGGCCCGAGGACAAGGCCCTGCTGCTCGACTGCGCCGCTCGCAACCTGAGCCGCGCGCCCGAGTGGATCGACGCCCGCGGCGCCGCCCGCATCGAGCTCGACCTGCGCGTCAACAGGCTCGTCGAGCCGCCCTCCATGTACAAGAAGGGCTACGAGAAGGTCACCAGCCTGAACCTCTCCCGGAACCGCATATCCTTCGTCGACGAGCGGCTGCTCTCGCCGAACCTCAAG ACGCTGCTGCTCGACGGCAACGAGCTCAGCTCGATCGACGCCAAGATCCTCGAGAAGCTCTCCAACTCGAGCAAGATCTCGAAGCTGACGCTGCACGACAACCCCTGGCGCTGCGACTGCTCGTCCCGCGAGCTCCTCTCCTTCGTCCAGTCCAACTTCCTGGGCATCCCCGACCTGCTGGCCATCAAGTGCGCCCAGGGCAACGTCTCCCTCGCGGAGCTCTCGATCGACGAGCTCTGCCCGGGCTCGAACCGGCTGCTCGTCCTCGCCTGCTCGCTCCTCGGGCTCTGCGGGCTGCTGCTCGGCTGCGCGGCGGCCCTCTTCTTCCGCTTCCAGCGGCAGCTCAAGGTCTGGCTGTACTCGAAGAGCCTCTGCCTCTGCCTGCTCAGGGAGGACGAGCTCGACCGCGACAAGAGCTACGACGCGTTCATCAGCTACTCGCACAAGGACGAGGAGTTCGTGCTGAAGGAGCTGGTGGCCAAGCTCGAGGACGGGCCCAAGCCGTACCGGCTCTGCATCCACATCCGGGACTGGCTGGCCGGCGAGTGGATACCCATGCAGATCGCCCGGAGCGTCGAGGAGTCGCGGCGCACCATAGTCGTGCTCTCGCCCAACTTCATCGAGAGCGTCTGGGGCCGCATGGAGTTCCAGGCGGCGCACAAGCAGGCCCTCAGCGAGAAGCGGGCCCGGCTGATCGTCGTGGTCTACGGCGAGATCGGGCCCACCGACGAGCTCGAGCCCGAGCTCCGGGCCTACCTGCAGACCAACACCTACGTCAAGTGGGGCGACCCCTGGTTCTGGCAGAAGCTCAGGTACGCGATGCCGCACAAGCGCGACTGCAGCGGGCCCCTCCTCGAGCAGAGGCCCAACGAGAACCTGGCCATCGTCAGCCAGCGGATCGTCGCGGAGAAGCCGAGGGTCAGCTTCATGGACGAGAAGCAGAACCAGAAGCTCCTGGAGACGGTGAAGGGCATCAACCGGAACTTTGCCGCCAACTTGGAGATCCGGGCGCCCCAGTGCACGACCGTCTGA